One part of the Aurantibacillus circumpalustris genome encodes these proteins:
- a CDS encoding T9SS type A sorting domain-containing protein, producing MRLLVLFLFLLNVVSAQRIQAFNVFENDGSVVLKFSVKPGPTCFGFSVLHSTDSLIYVEVGSDPAICGVSTLVEDKNYVHLKPSLNTVNYYKVRLEPSIETSAVRKIFVDYNDGTLKMSAYPNPFYLEDVVSLKLFGVNNVQLKGFLYNYYGDPVKAIEVSPVQNRAAISTSELVNGAYLVWLTNGLKTFTCKIIILR from the coding sequence ATGCGTTTACTCGTTCTATTTCTTTTTTTATTAAACGTAGTTTCAGCGCAACGCATTCAAGCTTTTAATGTATTCGAAAATGACGGTTCGGTTGTATTAAAATTTTCTGTAAAACCAGGCCCAACGTGTTTTGGTTTCTCGGTATTGCACAGTACAGATTCTCTCATTTATGTTGAGGTAGGTTCAGATCCTGCTATTTGCGGAGTCTCTACACTTGTTGAGGATAAAAATTACGTGCATCTTAAACCGAGTCTCAACACAGTAAATTATTATAAAGTTCGCTTAGAGCCTTCCATTGAAACTTCTGCAGTGAGAAAAATTTTTGTTGATTATAACGATGGAACATTAAAAATGTCAGCTTATCCAAATCCATTTTATTTAGAAGATGTTGTAAGTCTTAAATTATTTGGAGTAAACAATGTTCAACTAAAGGGTTTTCTCTATAATTATTATGGAGATCCGGTGAAAGCTATCGAAGTATCTCCCGTTCAAAATAGAGCTGCGATTTCCACGTCTGAACTTGTTAATGGAGCTTACCTTGTCTGGCTAACAAACGGTTTAAAAACATTCACTTGTAAAATCATTATTTTAAGATAA
- the purL gene encoding phosphoribosylformylglycinamidine synthase subunit PurL translates to MSTLNYSEQLADLEAAKNLGLLPEEFERIKTILGRTPNFTEVSIFSVMWSEHCSYKNSITWLKTLPKKGPHMLAEAGEENAGLVDIGDGLACCFKIESHNHPSALEPYQGAATGVGGINRDIFTMGARPIAQLNSLRFGDINSPKTQWLIKGVVKGIGDYGNAFGIPTVGGEVFFDECYNVNPLVNAMSVGIVKTGETVSATSYGVGNPVFIVGSSTGKDGIAGAAFASKDLTEDSANDLPSVQVGDPFQEKLLLEATLEVIKTGAVIGMQDMGAAGITCSTSEMSAKGEHGMNIWLHKVPTRQAGMHPFEILLSESQERMLVVVEKGKEDLVKKVFDKWDLNCEQIGEVTEGDRLKYYMHDELVADVPADVLVLGGGAPIYKRDYKEPAYFAESKKFKIDSVAEPKDLKPVMEHLAKHPNLASKRWVYNQYDSMVGTVNMSTNAPSDAAIVNLKGSKKALAMTVDCNSRYVNADPETGCAIAVSEAARNIVCSGGIPSAVTNCLNFGNPYNPEVYWQFVGSIKGMSKACLKFETPVTGGNVSFYNQSSYEGPVFPTPTIGMIGIVEDKTHRMTLDFKNEGDAIYLIGESKNDISSSEYLYSFHKVKNTPAPYFDLETEYKVQHTITSLIRSKSINSAHDLSDGGLFMTLLESSMVNNLGFEISSDSSVRKDAFLFGEAQSRVVVSVSGNKTEAVEAELKKQNVVFKKLGSVKGSSVIVDGTNYGSINDYKKSFDTSIEGYLS, encoded by the coding sequence ATGTCAACATTAAACTATTCAGAGCAGTTAGCCGACCTGGAAGCAGCGAAAAACCTGGGACTTTTACCAGAAGAATTTGAACGTATTAAAACAATTTTAGGTCGTACACCTAATTTTACAGAGGTTTCTATTTTTTCGGTAATGTGGAGCGAGCATTGTTCTTACAAAAACTCTATTACCTGGTTAAAAACATTGCCTAAAAAAGGTCCACACATGTTGGCAGAGGCAGGTGAAGAAAATGCTGGATTAGTAGACATTGGTGATGGTTTAGCTTGTTGTTTTAAAATAGAATCGCACAATCACCCAAGTGCACTAGAGCCCTATCAAGGTGCTGCAACGGGTGTTGGTGGCATAAACCGTGATATTTTTACGATGGGCGCTCGTCCTATTGCTCAATTAAACTCTTTACGTTTTGGTGATATTAATTCTCCAAAAACACAATGGTTAATTAAAGGTGTTGTAAAAGGGATTGGTGATTATGGTAATGCTTTTGGTATTCCTACTGTTGGTGGCGAAGTTTTTTTTGATGAGTGTTACAATGTGAATCCATTGGTAAACGCAATGAGTGTTGGTATTGTAAAAACAGGAGAAACAGTAAGCGCTACATCTTATGGTGTTGGAAATCCCGTGTTTATCGTTGGTTCTTCTACCGGAAAAGATGGCATAGCAGGAGCTGCCTTTGCAAGTAAGGATCTTACAGAAGACTCAGCTAATGATTTACCTTCTGTGCAAGTTGGTGATCCATTTCAGGAAAAATTATTATTAGAAGCAACTTTAGAAGTAATTAAAACTGGTGCTGTAATTGGCATGCAAGATATGGGAGCAGCAGGAATTACCTGTTCTACTTCCGAAATGAGTGCTAAAGGCGAACACGGTATGAATATTTGGTTACACAAAGTTCCTACCCGTCAGGCTGGCATGCATCCTTTCGAAATTCTTTTATCAGAATCACAGGAACGTATGTTAGTGGTTGTAGAAAAAGGAAAAGAAGATCTTGTGAAAAAAGTATTTGATAAATGGGATTTAAATTGTGAGCAAATTGGTGAAGTAACTGAAGGCGACCGTTTAAAATATTACATGCACGATGAACTTGTTGCGGATGTTCCCGCAGACGTTCTTGTGTTAGGAGGGGGCGCACCTATTTACAAGCGTGATTACAAAGAACCTGCTTATTTTGCTGAGTCAAAAAAATTCAAAATTGATTCTGTTGCAGAACCAAAAGATTTAAAACCTGTAATGGAGCATTTGGCGAAACATCCAAACCTTGCAAGTAAGCGTTGGGTGTATAATCAATACGATAGCATGGTAGGTACTGTTAACATGAGTACTAACGCTCCGAGCGATGCCGCTATTGTAAATTTAAAAGGAAGTAAAAAAGCTTTAGCCATGACGGTGGATTGTAATTCACGTTATGTGAATGCTGATCCTGAAACAGGTTGCGCTATTGCGGTGAGCGAAGCAGCGCGTAACATTGTGTGTAGCGGTGGTATTCCAAGCGCAGTAACCAATTGTTTAAATTTTGGAAATCCTTACAATCCAGAAGTGTATTGGCAATTTGTTGGTTCTATTAAAGGAATGAGCAAAGCTTGTTTAAAATTTGAAACGCCGGTAACAGGTGGTAATGTGAGTTTTTACAATCAGTCAAGTTATGAAGGACCTGTGTTTCCAACACCTACCATTGGTATGATAGGTATTGTAGAAGACAAAACGCATAGAATGACTTTAGATTTTAAAAACGAAGGTGATGCAATTTATTTGATTGGGGAAAGTAAAAATGATATTTCTTCTTCAGAATATTTATACAGTTTTCATAAAGTAAAAAACACGCCGGCTCCTTATTTTGATTTGGAAACGGAATATAAAGTTCAACACACGATCACTTCTTTAATTCGTTCTAAATCCATTAATTCTGCACACGATTTGAGTGATGGTGGATTATTTATGACGCTTTTAGAAAGCAGCATGGTAAATAATTTAGGCTTCGAAATTTCTTCTGATTCTTCTGTAAGAAAAGATGCATTTTTATTTGGCGAAGCACAAAGTCGTGTGGTAGTAAGTGTTTCTGGAAATAAAACAGAAGCTGTGGAAGCCGAATTAAAAAAACAAAACGTAGTATTTAAAAAACTGGGAAGTGTAAAAGGAAGTTCTGTTATAGTAGATGGAACGAATTATGGTTCAATAAACGATTATAAAAAATCTTTCGACACAAGCATTGAAGGGTATTTGAGCTAA
- a CDS encoding CBU_0592 family membrane protein, with protein MTPGEIVGTFGVSILLIAFALNLANKLNAASVPYLLMNIIGAALAGVSSYMIAFWPFVILEAVWTVSSLIMLIRTLKK; from the coding sequence ATGACACCGGGAGAAATTGTCGGGACTTTTGGAGTGAGTATTTTACTCATTGCATTTGCACTTAATCTTGCTAATAAATTGAACGCTGCGTCTGTTCCGTATTTGTTAATGAATATTATTGGCGCGGCACTTGCAGGTGTTTCCAGTTATATGATTGCTTTTTGGCCTTTTGTAATTTTAGAAGCTGTGTGGACTGTTTCATCACTTATAATGCTTATTCGTACTTTAAAAAAATAA
- a CDS encoding SpoIIE family protein phosphatase, whose amino-acid sequence MFLLILFFVNFFLKSQEGYSKKQLLDLIKGNLADTTLIDAYNELTWPIYSLENPDSSIYYAEKAIELSTKLEDIKRLSVVHRRIGITYINMGKIKNSIEHEEESLRLSEKINYKKGMQLALNNIGVAYLNSELLTKALPYFLKSLAIAEETNNLANAGSMYFNCAILYQRIGEVRKCIAFQHKAKYFSELKRDTNMIILTNCGLSTGYRNLNSIDSAQYFLKVGKKYISNEINSNIKFNYYLNEGLLFMHIGEHQKALNAFINTQSYVTVAIDKITLFINIGDEYNKLNNSTKALEYYNMAQKLSEETKTYNNLSYLSLKMAGIYEEQNNHKKFSELIHRHLNYKDSNDKYVKVQQIQQQQLEFDYERKQIADSLRFEHKERLKDIELEVAAAKLNKEKYFRIMLFAILTAIIIFSIFISNRFVVTNRQKKIIENQKQIVELKNQEILDSINYAKRLQAAILPQLSDIKKHLNLDILYLPKDIIGGDFYFFEKHNEHTFFAVCDCTGHGIPGALMSVVCHHALQKSIKEFELTDPGLILTKTREIVIASLNATQQNIKDGMDCSLIVVNDRTKKTYWAGANNHIWIFNTKEMLEIKADKQPVAFYENAKEFKTNELVVDSGSFVCLFTDGYGDQFGGPKGKKYKNKSIKEFLVTRSQNQVEEQIQLLKDNFHSWKKDLDQVDDVAVALIRF is encoded by the coding sequence GTGTTTCTTCTTATTTTATTTTTCGTCAATTTCTTTCTGAAATCTCAGGAAGGGTATTCTAAAAAACAATTACTAGACTTAATAAAAGGCAATCTTGCCGATACCACCCTAATTGATGCCTATAATGAATTAACCTGGCCGATTTACAGTCTCGAAAACCCTGACTCGTCCATTTATTATGCGGAAAAAGCTATAGAATTATCTACAAAACTTGAGGATATTAAGCGGTTAAGCGTTGTGCATCGCCGTATAGGAATTACCTACATAAACATGGGTAAGATTAAAAATTCAATCGAACACGAGGAAGAGAGCCTTCGCCTTTCAGAAAAGATAAACTATAAAAAAGGAATGCAGCTCGCCCTGAATAATATTGGGGTTGCCTATTTAAATAGTGAGTTGCTAACTAAAGCGCTGCCTTACTTTTTAAAAAGCCTTGCTATTGCCGAAGAAACGAACAACCTCGCTAATGCCGGAAGTATGTATTTTAATTGCGCAATCTTGTATCAGCGTATTGGTGAGGTGCGTAAATGTATTGCGTTTCAGCATAAAGCAAAATATTTTTCTGAACTTAAAAGAGACACAAATATGATAATACTCACTAATTGTGGTTTAAGTACTGGTTATAGAAACCTAAATAGCATCGATTCGGCGCAGTATTTTTTGAAGGTTGGTAAAAAATACATTTCTAATGAAATCAATTCAAATATAAAATTTAATTACTATCTCAATGAAGGCTTACTGTTCATGCACATTGGCGAACACCAAAAAGCCCTGAACGCATTTATTAATACTCAATCCTATGTAACCGTTGCTATAGACAAAATCACCTTATTCATAAATATTGGCGATGAATACAACAAACTCAATAACTCAACAAAAGCACTTGAATATTATAATATGGCCCAGAAATTAAGTGAAGAAACAAAAACGTACAATAATCTTTCTTATCTGAGTCTTAAAATGGCAGGCATTTACGAAGAACAAAATAATCACAAAAAGTTTTCAGAGCTCATTCATCGGCATTTGAATTACAAAGACTCAAACGATAAATATGTAAAGGTTCAACAGATTCAACAACAACAACTCGAATTTGATTATGAAAGGAAACAAATAGCCGATAGTCTTCGCTTTGAACACAAAGAAAGACTTAAGGACATTGAACTTGAAGTTGCCGCAGCCAAATTGAATAAGGAAAAGTATTTTCGTATTATGTTGTTTGCCATTCTAACTGCAATAATTATTTTTTCAATTTTTATTTCTAACCGCTTTGTAGTTACCAATAGACAAAAGAAGATTATTGAAAACCAAAAACAAATTGTTGAATTAAAAAATCAAGAAATTTTAGATTCCATTAATTATGCGAAACGCTTGCAAGCCGCTATATTGCCGCAACTTTCAGACATAAAAAAACACTTGAACCTTGATATTTTATACCTACCTAAAGATATTATAGGCGGTGATTTTTATTTTTTTGAAAAACACAACGAACACACTTTTTTTGCCGTGTGCGATTGCACGGGGCATGGAATTCCCGGTGCACTTATGTCCGTGGTGTGTCATCACGCACTTCAAAAATCAATTAAGGAATTTGAGCTAACAGACCCTGGTTTAATCTTAACAAAAACAAGAGAGATCGTAATTGCGAGTTTAAACGCCACGCAACAAAACATTAAAGATGGAATGGATTGTTCTTTAATTGTGGTAAATGATAGAACAAAGAAAACATACTGGGCCGGTGCTAACAACCATATTTGGATCTTTAATACCAAAGAAATGTTAGAAATAAAAGCAGACAAGCAACCAGTTGCCTTTTATGAAAATGCAAAAGAATTTAAGACAAATGAATTAGTTGTTGATTCGGGCTCTTTTGTTTGTCTATTTACAGATGGTTATGGTGATCAGTTTGGCGGACCTAAAGGAAAAAAATATAAAAATAAATCAATTAAAGAATTTCTGGTAACTAGGTCGCAAAATCAAGTTGAAGAACAAATTCAACTCCTTAAAGATAATTTTCACAGTTGGAAAAAAGATTTAGATCAGGTAGATGATGTTGCTGTAGCGCTTATTCGTTTTTAG
- a CDS encoding dipeptidase, protein MEKSLITNYLDQNKDRLLNELIDLLKIPSISADSKYKPDVMKTAEAVKQRLIEAGADKVELCTTKGNPVVYAEKIIDQKKPTVIVYGHYDVQPADPIELWDSPPFEPIIKKTAAHPDGAIFARGACDDKGQMYMHVKAFEFMMKSNTLPCNVKFMIEGEEEVGSPSLGPWIIENKNRLKGDIILISDTSIIANDTPSIDAGLRGLAYMEVEVTGPNRDLHSGVYGGAVANPINILCKMIADCHDENNHITIPGFYDDVMELSKEERAEMAKAPFDLNDFKKDLGIAEERGEKDFSTNERTGIRPTLDVNGIWGGYTGEGAKTVLPSKASAKISMRLVPNQGSHKISELFQKHFEKTAPKSVKVKVTAHHGGEPVVVSTESIGFKAASKAMQETYGKKPIPTRGGGSIPIVALFKKELGLDSILFGFGLDSDALHSPNEHYGLFNYYKGIETIPLFYKYFSEQSGK, encoded by the coding sequence ATGGAAAAGTCTCTTATCACTAATTATTTAGATCAGAACAAAGATCGTTTATTAAATGAACTCATTGATCTTCTAAAAATTCCCTCAATAAGCGCTGACAGTAAATACAAACCTGATGTGATGAAAACAGCTGAAGCTGTTAAACAACGATTAATTGAAGCTGGTGCTGATAAAGTAGAACTTTGCACAACCAAAGGAAATCCGGTTGTGTATGCCGAAAAAATAATCGATCAAAAAAAACCAACCGTTATTGTATATGGTCATTATGACGTACAACCCGCAGATCCTATAGAGTTATGGGATTCTCCTCCATTTGAACCGATAATTAAAAAAACAGCCGCTCATCCTGACGGTGCTATTTTTGCACGTGGGGCGTGTGATGATAAAGGGCAGATGTATATGCACGTGAAGGCTTTTGAATTCATGATGAAATCAAACACTTTACCTTGTAATGTGAAATTTATGATCGAAGGAGAAGAGGAAGTTGGATCACCAAGTCTTGGCCCATGGATTATTGAAAATAAAAATCGTTTAAAAGGGGATATTATTTTAATTTCTGATACATCCATCATTGCAAACGATACACCTAGTATTGATGCAGGTTTGAGAGGTTTAGCGTATATGGAAGTTGAAGTGACCGGACCAAATCGTGATTTACACAGCGGTGTATATGGCGGTGCAGTTGCTAATCCAATAAATATTTTATGCAAAATGATCGCGGATTGTCACGATGAAAACAATCACATTACCATTCCTGGATTCTACGATGACGTGATGGAACTAAGTAAAGAAGAGCGTGCCGAAATGGCAAAGGCACCTTTTGATTTGAATGACTTTAAAAAAGATTTAGGAATTGCCGAAGAACGCGGTGAAAAAGATTTTAGCACTAATGAAAGAACTGGCATTCGTCCAACTTTGGATGTAAATGGCATCTGGGGAGGCTATACAGGTGAAGGTGCAAAAACAGTTCTGCCATCAAAAGCGAGCGCAAAAATAAGTATGCGTCTTGTTCCAAATCAAGGTTCACATAAAATAAGTGAATTGTTTCAAAAACATTTTGAAAAAACTGCTCCAAAATCGGTGAAGGTGAAAGTTACAGCGCATCATGGCGGAGAGCCTGTTGTTGTGAGTACAGAAAGTATTGGATTTAAAGCTGCGAGCAAAGCCATGCAAGAAACATATGGTAAAAAACCTATCCCAACGCGCGGAGGCGGCAGTATTCCTATTGTTGCCCTGTTTAAGAAAGAATTGGGATTAGATAGCATTCTGTTTGGTTTTGGTTTAGACTCTGATGCCTTGCACTCACCAAACGAACATTACGGCCTATTTAATTATTACAAAGGCATTGAAACTATTCCTTTGTTTTATAAGTACTTTTCGGAGCAGTCTGGTAAATAA
- a CDS encoding RNA-binding S4 domain-containing protein, whose amino-acid sequence MEVRADTYLWAIRMYKSRTLASEAIKGGKVKLDDQNLKPSHVVKVGERYTMSIGYDKKIIEVTALIEKRQSFEIAQQHYTDHTPPAEKKGDVLPSAFFKVNVKRERGSGRPTKKDRRDIDDFGNG is encoded by the coding sequence ATGGAAGTGCGTGCAGATACTTATTTATGGGCCATTAGAATGTATAAATCGAGAACACTTGCCTCTGAAGCAATTAAGGGAGGGAAAGTAAAATTAGATGACCAAAATTTAAAACCCTCGCATGTTGTAAAAGTTGGAGAACGTTATACGATGAGTATTGGTTACGATAAAAAAATTATTGAAGTTACTGCGCTAATCGAGAAAAGACAGAGTTTTGAAATTGCGCAACAACATTATACAGATCACACTCCACCAGCTGAAAAAAAAGGGGACGTGCTCCCTTCAGCGTTTTTTAAAGTAAATGTTAAACGTGAAAGAGGTTCTGGCAGGCCCACCAAAAAAGACCGTCGTGACATTGATGACTTTGGGAATGGCTAA
- a CDS encoding LEA type 2 family protein — protein sequence MFSRFHLLTLLAVSLLLFTNCRDYKEIQTTGVKGFKVNKISTEGIDGDIMIGIKNPNNFGFSIYKSAFDVNYSGVYLGKAKLTKRVHISANEEEVYSFNLKNDFKGANLPDVMKLLSGAMFKNTIEVRGNLKVGKFHFKKKIPIKISEKVKLN from the coding sequence ATGTTTTCGCGTTTTCATCTTCTTACTTTATTGGCTGTTTCACTTCTGCTTTTCACAAACTGCAGAGACTATAAAGAAATACAGACTACAGGCGTAAAAGGTTTTAAAGTAAATAAAATAAGTACTGAGGGAATTGATGGAGATATTATGATTGGCATTAAAAACCCAAACAATTTTGGATTTTCAATTTACAAAAGTGCATTTGACGTTAATTACAGCGGGGTTTATCTAGGTAAGGCTAAATTGACCAAGCGCGTACATATAAGTGCCAACGAAGAAGAGGTTTATAGTTTTAACTTAAAGAATGATTTTAAAGGAGCGAATCTTCCAGATGTTATGAAACTATTAAGTGGTGCTATGTTTAAAAACACGATCGAAGTAAGGGGTAATTTAAAAGTGGGTAAGTTTCATTTTAAGAAAAAAATTCCTATTAAAATTTCGGAAAAGGTAAAGTTGAACTAA
- a CDS encoding sialidase family protein, producing MKKSFYFSLLIFLFLKHQAQFQAVLTEGDFIPASTKMSIDEKNTKHKDAPHVYFDNTRNLWHATWTQFDSYKSKRKEDLSVVYYARSIEGKTWTSPKQLNSTFGDCSDDDNTLKGPMPSVGSGGEIYVTWIGPKGLMFQCSRDSGTTWLKEEKIINPVKGGWASKVDEIKTNGLPFITCDNSNGEFKGRVYITWSDEKNGEKNKDVFLVYSDDSGEHWTEPILVSYRPNHKEQFMPSIKVDSLTGYVYILYFDKQNFYSGKETDLTLALSKNGGLKFDYFKINEHPFLFNANFHEIIDNNGIRVRWVQAVESNRFDLYEVLVNDSSIGHYYLSEESKEMEIERSFKFADKITLDFTVKQNAFITAVITKPLEPGFEKLVVKEKRVFEGKNSMSIDMKLNGLKKGNYVLTLYYNSRNTFVWINEE from the coding sequence ATGAAAAAAAGTTTTTATTTCTCACTCTTGATATTTTTGTTTTTAAAACACCAGGCGCAATTTCAAGCCGTTCTTACTGAAGGTGATTTTATTCCGGCATCAACTAAAATGTCTATTGATGAAAAAAACACAAAACATAAAGACGCCCCACACGTATATTTTGATAACACACGAAATTTGTGGCACGCAACCTGGACCCAATTCGACTCCTACAAAAGCAAAAGAAAAGAGGACTTGTCTGTTGTATATTACGCAAGATCAATTGAAGGTAAAACATGGACAAGCCCAAAACAATTAAATTCAACTTTCGGCGATTGTTCAGATGACGATAATACTCTTAAGGGGCCCATGCCAAGCGTGGGCAGTGGTGGAGAAATTTATGTTACATGGATAGGCCCAAAAGGCTTAATGTTTCAATGCTCCCGAGATAGTGGCACAACCTGGTTAAAGGAAGAAAAAATTATTAATCCTGTTAAAGGAGGATGGGCATCTAAAGTAGATGAAATTAAAACGAATGGCCTACCTTTTATTACCTGTGATAATTCTAACGGAGAATTCAAAGGCAGGGTGTACATTACTTGGAGTGATGAAAAAAACGGCGAGAAAAACAAAGATGTGTTCTTAGTTTATAGCGATGATAGTGGAGAGCATTGGACAGAGCCTATTTTAGTTAGTTACAGGCCTAATCACAAAGAACAATTTATGCCCAGCATAAAGGTCGATAGTCTGACAGGATATGTTTATATTTTATATTTCGACAAACAAAATTTCTATTCAGGAAAGGAAACCGATCTTACTCTTGCGTTAAGTAAAAACGGCGGTTTAAAATTTGATTATTTTAAGATCAATGAACATCCTTTTTTGTTTAATGCAAATTTTCATGAAATAATTGATAACAATGGTATTCGGGTAAGATGGGTGCAAGCGGTTGAATCAAACCGTTTTGATTTGTATGAAGTTCTTGTGAACGATAGTAGTATCGGACATTATTATCTCAGTGAAGAAAGCAAAGAAATGGAGATTGAACGTTCGTTCAAATTTGCGGATAAGATAACTTTAGATTTTACAGTAAAACAAAATGCGTTTATCACTGCTGTGATAACAAAGCCGCTAGAACCTGGTTTTGAAAAATTGGTTGTAAAGGAGAAACGTGTTTTTGAAGGCAAAAACTCTATGAGTATTGACATGAAACTAAACGGATTGAAAAAAGGAAATTATGTCTTAACTTTATATTATAACAGCCGGAATACTTTTGTCTGGATTAATGAAGAATAA
- a CDS encoding FMN-binding glutamate synthase family protein, with protein sequence MKKQFINLSIFFVLAIGVLGYFWHWGLWLYAGAIPIILLGILDMNQKKQTLKRNFPVVGRMRWWAEWMRPKVYQYFIESDVSGAPYNRLSRNVIYQRAKKVTDSTPFGTQLNVYETGYEWLNHSINPLPLDHGEHDPRVMVGGPDCKQPYSASIFNISAMSFGSLSQNAIMALNGGAKLGGFAHNTGEGGLSPYHLKPGGDIIWQIGTGYFGCRHTDGTFNYDAFAERAALPNVKMIEIKLSQGAKPGHGGILPAAKVTEEIAKIRLVEKGKDVLSPSYHKAFGTPLEMIAFIKKLRELSGGKPIGFKLCIGQKGQFVAICKAMIKTGVMPDFITVDGGEGGTGAAPIEFSNSVGMPLREGLAFVYDTLHGFGIKKHIRIIASGKVHTGFDLVKNFALGADMCNGARAMLMAVGCIQALECNTNTCPTGVATQNPDLWKGLDVNDKKVRVCNYHHETVKAAVELMSAAGIKHSDQLHRSHIYRRVSANQIQTYAEMYPYLLKGSLLEAPYPKGWELEVMHSTEESFDSMVKPV encoded by the coding sequence ATGAAAAAACAATTTATCAACCTTTCCATCTTTTTTGTATTAGCAATTGGAGTATTGGGCTACTTCTGGCATTGGGGACTTTGGTTATATGCTGGGGCTATACCAATAATTCTTTTGGGAATTCTGGATATGAATCAGAAAAAACAAACTTTAAAACGTAATTTTCCTGTGGTAGGTCGCATGCGTTGGTGGGCAGAGTGGATGCGCCCTAAGGTGTATCAGTATTTTATTGAGTCAGATGTAAGTGGTGCGCCGTATAACCGCTTGAGTAGAAATGTTATTTATCAAAGAGCAAAAAAAGTTACGGATAGTACACCATTTGGAACACAATTAAACGTATATGAAACTGGCTACGAATGGCTAAATCACTCAATTAATCCATTACCTCTCGATCATGGTGAACACGATCCACGAGTGATGGTGGGTGGTCCAGACTGCAAGCAACCATATTCTGCCAGTATTTTTAATATTTCAGCAATGAGTTTTGGTTCTTTGAGTCAAAACGCTATCATGGCTTTAAATGGCGGTGCTAAACTGGGAGGCTTTGCGCATAACACCGGCGAAGGTGGCTTAAGTCCTTATCATTTAAAACCAGGTGGCGATATCATCTGGCAAATTGGAACCGGATATTTTGGTTGTCGTCACACGGACGGCACATTTAATTACGATGCCTTTGCAGAACGCGCTGCATTGCCGAATGTAAAGATGATTGAGATAAAGTTATCGCAAGGAGCAAAACCTGGGCATGGTGGTATTTTACCAGCTGCAAAGGTTACGGAAGAAATTGCAAAAATACGTTTGGTTGAAAAAGGTAAAGATGTGTTATCTCCTTCTTATCATAAAGCATTTGGAACGCCTCTTGAAATGATAGCCTTCATAAAAAAATTACGTGAATTAAGTGGCGGTAAACCCATTGGTTTTAAATTGTGTATTGGACAGAAGGGTCAATTTGTAGCCATTTGCAAAGCCATGATAAAAACTGGTGTTATGCCAGATTTTATTACGGTTGATGGTGGTGAAGGTGGAACAGGTGCAGCGCCGATTGAATTTAGTAATTCTGTAGGAATGCCACTGCGTGAAGGGCTTGCTTTTGTGTATGACACCTTGCATGGTTTCGGAATAAAGAAACACATTCGCATTATTGCTTCGGGGAAAGTGCATACAGGTTTTGATTTGGTGAAAAATTTTGCGTTAGGTGCTGATATGTGTAATGGTGCACGTGCCATGCTAATGGCAGTGGGTTGCATACAAGCGTTAGAGTGCAATACGAATACATGTCCTACCGGAGTTGCAACGCAGAATCCAGATTTGTGGAAGGGATTGGATGTGAATGACAAAAAAGTACGCGTTTGTAATTACCATCATGAAACCGTAAAAGCTGCAGTAGAATTAATGTCCGCAGCCGGAATTAAACACTCTGATCAACTTCACCGTTCACACATATACAGAAGGGTAAGTGCCAATCAAATTCAAACCTATGCTGAAATGTATCCCTATTTATTAAAAGGTTCTTTGCTTGAAGCGCCGTATCCTAAAGGCTGGGAACTTGAAGTGATGCATAGCACAGAAGAATCGTTTGATAGTATGGTAAAGCCGGTTTAG